The Candidatus Margulisiibacteriota bacterium DNA segment CCTTCCGAAAGAGAAAAAATAATGATCCTTGGCGGGGGTCCTAATCGAATCGGGCAAGGGATTGAGTTTGATTATTGTTGTGTTCATGCTTCGTTTGCGCTTCGAGAAGATGGCTATGAGACGATCATGGTTAACTCTAACCCTGAGACAGTCAGTACTGATTATGATACCTCGGATAGATTGTATTTTGAGCCGGTTACTTACGAGGATGTTCTTACCATAGTGGAAAAAGAAAAACCGAAAGGTGTTATTGTGCAGTTCGGTGGACAGACCCCGCTTAAACTCGCAATTGCCCTAAAAAAAGCCGGAGTTCCTATTATTGGGACAGATCCGGATGACATTGATGTTGCCGAAGACCGGGAACGGTTCGGAGCACTTCTCAAAGAGCTGCAGATATTGCAGCCATATAACGGGACTGCGCGTTCTTTCGAAGACGCAAGAGCGATCGCTCATGAAATCGGTTACCCTGTTATGGTTAGACCCTCGTACGTTCTTGGAGGCAGAGCTATGGAAATAGTTTTTGATGAAAGAGATCTTGAACGTTATATTAAGACGGCCGTGGAAGTTTCTCCTGAGCATCCGATATTGATTGATAAGTTCCTGGAAGATGCTATTGAGATAGATGTTGACGCAGTATCAGATGGAAAGCGTTGTGTTATTGCGGGAATTATGGAGCACATTGAGGAGGCGGGTATCCATAGCGGGGATAGTGCCTGTGTTCTTCCTACATTCTCAATTGGAGAAGAGATTGAAGCAACAATCAAAGCAAATACCTATAAACTGGCGCAAGCCTTGAGGGTTGTTGGACTTATGAATATTCAGTACGCTATTAAGAATGACAAAGTGTTTGTCCTTGAAGTCAATCCCCGGGCATCACGAACGGTTCCTTTTGTAAGTAAAGCCACAGGAGTTCAGTGGGCAAAAATTGCGGCGAGGGTTATGGCTGGCAAAACGCTTGACGAACTTGGCGTTACTGAAGTGGTTGTTGACCATGTCAGTGTCAAAGAAGCGGTGTTGCCGTTCTCGAAGTTTTCACGTCAGGACACAATTCTTGGCCCGGAAATGAAGTCAACCGGAGAAGTGATGGGGATCGCATCCAGTCTCGGAAACGCTTTTGCGAAAGCGCAGATAGCCGCCGGGGCAAGCTTGCCGGGTTCCGGATGTGTGTTCATTAGTGTTCGAGAAAAAGACAAACGCAATGTCGTTAACATCGGAAAACGGTTCGAAAACCTTGGCTACAAAATATTTGCAACGAGAGGGACGGCGAAAGTCCTTAAAAATAATGGTATCGATGTTATTCCTGTGCTAAAAGTTCATGAAGGCAGGCCTAATATCGACGATGTTATGAAAAACGGCGAAATTGATATTATCGTGAATACGCCGCAGGGGAAGGGTTCTCGTATTGATGATAAGATCATTCGAGGAACGGCTCTGCTTTATAAGATATTTTCAATTACTACCCTTTCGGGGGCTAATGCAGTCCTTAATGCGCTGGAATCTATAAAGAAATATCCCCTTGAGGTTCAAGCGTTGCAGGATTATTATAAAAAATCTTAGATTTATAGAAAAAACGTTTGATAAAAAAGAAGCTGAACCAAATCTGGAACAGCTCTTTTTTCTTCGGGTATAGAAGTTTGTTAAGAATTACACGATCAAATTATCGAGGTTTCCTATTATATGTTTATTGAAGCAAGATCCTTCTTTTACTGCATTTAACTTATAAAGTTTTCCGGTTTCTATATCGTCAAAAGAAAATTTCTTACCCGCAGGCTCTTCAATGCTGGAGTTGTTTGTAAGTAAGTTCTCATTAAATATTTCTGCAAAGTTGGTATTTGCCTTGGTGAAAGCAGGGCTGTCGATATGCGCATTATTATTAGTGTTAAAATTACTGTTGATATACATTGTACGCTACTTCCCTTATTTTTCAGGACATACATTAATGAATACTATATTGATTAATATTATGCCCTGCTTTCATATCTATGTATCGGAAACTCACTGAGTTATCTTGCATCGATATAATTTGTTTCGAGTGGATGCAAAATTTGCCGGTTTTTTTTGGAAAAGGGATATCAACCAAAGCGTTTTTTGTGTTAAAATAATAATAATTTTTGAGTACAATAATTTCCTCTAATTTAATAAGCCAAGAATAATATAATTAATAATCAGAGATTTAAGGTCCATATGTCAACAATACCGTCATTCGTTCATTTGCATAATCATACTGAATTCAGCTTGTTGGATGGGGCTTGCAGAATAAAGGATATCATCAATAGAGCGAAGGAATTCGGTATGGATTCTATTGCTTTGACTGATCACGGCGTAATGTTTGCTACCATTATTTTTTATAATTACGCACGATCGGTAGGAATTAAACCAATTATTGGTTGTGAAGTTTATCTTTCTCCCCGGCGTATGCATCAAAAAGAAGGCAAGCAAGATGCCAGAAACCGACATCTTATCCTGCTTGCCAAGAACGATCAAGGGTACAAAAACCTATTGAAGATAGTGTCTCTGGGACATACGGAAGGATTCTATTATAAGCCGAGGGTTGATTATGAGGTGCTCGCGGACCACCATGAAGGTTTGATCGCGCTTAGCGGCTGTATGGCTGGTCCTATCGCCGTCAAAATTCTGGATGAGGATTTTGAGGGAGCATGTCAGGAAGCGGATAAACTTCAGGCTATTTTTGGTAACGATCTGTACCTGGAGATACAAGACCATGGAATTAAGGGTCAGGCAGAGATTATTGCCGGTCTGGTAAAAATCAATAAAGAGAAGGGTATTCCGTTAGTCGCAACCAACGACACCCATTACTTAAGAAAAGAAGATGCCTATGCACAGGATGTGTTGCTCTGTATATCAACCGGCAAGACCATAAACGATTCGAACCGATTAAGTTTTAGTTCGAAAGAGTTCTATCTTAAGACTCCGCAGGAAATGTCCGATATCTTTTCTTATCTGCCGGAAGCGCTCGAAAATACGGTTAAAATTGCAGCGCAATGTAATCTGGAGATAGAGCAAGGGGTTAATTATTTGCCGTCCTTTCCTTTGCCGGAAGGGTATACGGAATCCAGTTATTTGCGTACTCTAGCCTGGGACGGCATTAAAGCCCGGTATCCTGAAATCACAGAAACTATAAAAAAACGAGCTGAATATGAGTTGGAAGTTATTGAAAAAATGAAATTTCCGGCGTACTTTTTAATAGTTGCGGATTTCATCGCGTTTGCCCGACAGCAGGGTATCCCCGTAGGGCCTGGAAGAGGATCTGCTGCCGGAAGTATTGTAGCTTATTCCTTAGGGATTACGAATATTGATCCGCTCAAATATCATCTGCTTTTTGAGCGGTTTCTTAATCCTGAAAGAATATCGATGCCTGATATTGATATCGATTTTTGCATTGACCGCCGACAGGAGATTATCGAATATGTAGGTAAAAAATATGGACAAGACAAAGTAGCTCAGATAGCCACATTCGGTACTATGGCAGCACGCGGCGTTATTCGTGATGTCGGCAGGGCCCTGGGCATTCCCCTTTCTGAAGTCGATAGAATTGCCAAGCTAATTCCAGCAGGGCCGAAGGTAACGATTGAGCAGGCTTTGCAAGAAGTTCCTGAGTTCAAAGCCTATGTTACCAATAACGAAACCATTAATAACCTTGTCAAAACCTCTCTTACGCTTGAAGGTGTTGCGCGTCACGCATCAACGCATGCTGCCGGTGTGGTTATTTCTGCCTTCCCTTTAACCGATAAAGCTCCGGTTATGACGAATGATGGACAGCTTGTCACTCAGTACGCAAAGGATGATCTTGAGGCAATCGGCTTGTTGAAAATGGATTTTCTGGGCCTGCGAAACCTTACTATGATTGATAACACATTGAAAATTATTAAGATGAAAAGGAATGTCGACTTAGATATAAATGATTTGCCTCTGGAGGACGCTCCGACG contains these protein-coding regions:
- a CDS encoding DNA polymerase III subunit alpha is translated as MPSFVHLHNHTEFSLLDGACRIKDIINRAKEFGMDSIALTDHGVMFATIIFYNYARSVGIKPIIGCEVYLSPRRMHQKEGKQDARNRHLILLAKNDQGYKNLLKIVSLGHTEGFYYKPRVDYEVLADHHEGLIALSGCMAGPIAVKILDEDFEGACQEADKLQAIFGNDLYLEIQDHGIKGQAEIIAGLVKINKEKGIPLVATNDTHYLRKEDAYAQDVLLCISTGKTINDSNRLSFSSKEFYLKTPQEMSDIFSYLPEALENTVKIAAQCNLEIEQGVNYLPSFPLPEGYTESSYLRTLAWDGIKARYPEITETIKKRAEYELEVIEKMKFPAYFLIVADFIAFARQQGIPVGPGRGSAAGSIVAYSLGITNIDPLKYHLLFERFLNPERISMPDIDIDFCIDRRQEIIEYVGKKYGQDKVAQIATFGTMAARGVIRDVGRALGIPLSEVDRIAKLIPAGPKVTIEQALQEVPEFKAYVTNNETINNLVKTSLTLEGVARHASTHAAGVVISAFPLTDKAPVMTNDGQLVTQYAKDDLEAIGLLKMDFLGLRNLTMIDNTLKIIKMKRNVDLDINDLPLEDAPTYELLTRGDTPGVFQLESKGMKSILKDLKPSVFEDIIALLALYRPGPIESGMIDDFIKRKHGRAKIVYSLPELEPILKETYGTILYQEQIMQIASVLGGFSLGEADVLRKAMGKKKMDVMEKQKEKFVKGAKDKGLNPKKAEEIFELCAKFANYGFNKSHSAAYAVISYQTAYLKTHYPVEFMAAVISSMVGDIEKVASYIQDCRAMGIDVLIPDVNESLKDFTVVGGSIRFGLGAIRNVGDSAVDCILQTRETKGIFTSLYDLCSKVDLRTVNKRVFESLIKAGAMDSFGNRRQMLEAIEMYVLGISKDQKAKDSGMISLFGGSSEDAANEVKQDNFPNVRDYSQSEKLKMEKEMLGLYISDHPLNHLNIDLEDIAHDTTVSMKEKEDGESVRLIGLITSSKKKITKTKKQMLIAEFEDLCGLTNLLIFPGNNFEKYADLIYPDAFVIVDGRVSKKNDETQFICEKVVTLEQNNNERILNINIEAIEDKDVGIKLRDVLQKYPGSARVIINTGEKRIEVGEKYRIKISAVLREEIGELIGSHRVYETNVAVLD